A stretch of Aedes aegypti strain LVP_AGWG chromosome 2, AaegL5.0 Primary Assembly, whole genome shotgun sequence DNA encodes these proteins:
- the LOC5568127 gene encoding E3 ubiquitin-protein ligase RNF185 yields MASTVESAPPQPSAPSLEDLNSASTSQQSTANLYSDVTSSSADATTTTNQQESDTGSSDTSPTGKSKINLEDATEDGGEEKKDDSVFECNICLDTAKDAVVSMCGHLFCWPCIHQWMNGYRNTCPVCKSSISKEKVIPLYGRGGSKEDPRKTVPPRPAGQRTEPEQPQGFQGFTGDGGFHMSFGIGAFPFGFFTSTLNFGEFRGNPPHENTREYDEDQFLSQIFLYVALIFMAWLILA; encoded by the exons ATGGCATCGACCGTCGAGAGCGCTCCACCGCAGCCCTCGGCTCCCAGTTTGGAAGATCTGAATTCGGCATCCACCTCGCAGCAATCCACCGCCAATCTGTACTCGGACGTCACATCATCCAGTGCCGACGCTACGACCACCACAAACCAGCAGGAATCGGATACGGGCAGTTCCGACACGAGCCCCACCGGCAAGTCCAAAATCAATCTCGAGGATGCCACGGAAGACGGCGGCGAGGAGAAGAAGGACGACTCGGTGTTCGAGTGCAACATCTGCCTGGACACGGCCAAGGACGCGGTCGTCAGCATGTGTGGGCACCTGTTTTGCTGGCCGTGCATACACCAGTGGATGAACGGCTACCGGAATACGTGCCCGGTGTGCAAATCGTCCATCAGCAAGGAGAAAGTCATTCCACTGTATGGGCGAGGCGGAAGCAAGGAAGATCCCAG AAAAACCGTCCCGCCACGACCGGCCGGCCAGCGAACCGAACCAGAACAACCCCAAGGATTCCAGGGCTTCACCGGTGACGGCGGTTTCCACATGTCGTTCGGCATCGGCGCGTTTCCGTTCGGGTTCTTCACGTCGACACTCAACTTTGGCGAGTTCCGGGGCAATCCACCGCACGAAAACACCCGCGAGTACGACGAGGATCAGTTTCTATCGCAGATTTTCCTCTACGTGGCGCTCATCTTCATGGCCTGGCTCATTCTGGCCTAA